The Fusarium falciforme chromosome 4, complete sequence genomic interval GGCGAGCCCTGCCAGCCCCTCGCTGAGGGTGACGGTTTCTTCGCCGGCTTCAACTTCCCCACACAGGAGGGCCAGGCTCCCGATGTCTTCCAGATCGTGGTCGAGGACAAGACTCCCATCTGGTACTACTGCCCTCAGCAGAACGGCAACCACTGCCAGAACGGCATGGTTGGCGTCATCAACCAGAACTTTGACAACCAGGACTTTAGCCTCCGCCGCCACAAGGAGCTCGCTGCTCAGACTAAGATCTCTGTCATTCCTCCTGTTCAGCAGGGCGGTGCTGTGATccccaaccccaaccccaaCGGCGGCTTCTAAGCAGCTGGCTTTCCAACGAGTCTTTAGAGGCGGATGGATGGCTAAAAGGTTCACTTTCCTTTATCTTGGCATTTGATGGGATACGGCGACCGGGATAGATTGGCTCTGGTTTGGGGACATTCAAGGATTAACGTCTCGCACTGAGAAGCGTTTGGTTACTTTTCCTTCATTCGTTTCATGATCAAGTACATATTTGCACATACCACAATAGAATTTGTCTGATTTCAATTCTTTCCATTGATAAGTAGCCTGGAGAAGTTGTGATACATTCCCTAAAACTCCCAGATTCTAAAACATTTAAACCGTAAAATGCGCCAGCCTCTTGAAAATACTTAGAGACTCATTCCAGTTCATTTCATAATATTTCCATGAGAAACATGATACAAAATGCTCAATTTCTTGCTCTGTCTCGTTTGCTCTCAGAAGGTGGATGGCAGCTGACCCACTGTATTTAAGCTCGTGACGAATCAAGTCAGCTCCAAGCTCCAGCTCATCTTGATCCTCATCGCCATGAAGTCAATCACTTGCACTTAATCTCTCACCTCACAGCATCGCTCGCATGGCACAAGGTACTTGAGTCCTAAAGCCACACGCCTGCGACTTCATTCAATCTCACCAGTGATggcgtcatcctcctcccacaaccccgaggacgacgaaGGCCTCATGCCCTTTTCCTGCTACGAATGCCGCAATCGCAAGCTAAAGTGCGACCGCCTAAGCCCGCGATGCACTCGGTGTTCTCGCTCGGAGGTCCGGTGTCAATATCCCGCGACAAGGAAGCGGCCGGTGATTAcggcgacaaggccgagagTCAAGGAGCTGGAGTCGCGATTAGGTGAGCATACATCCGAACGTGCCGGCCTCGGGCTCGGTCACGCCGACACGGACTCGGCGACTAACGGGCGGACTTAGTCGAGTTGGAGAATCGGCTCAAGGCTACACAGGAGGAAGGGTATCAGTCTTTCAGGCCGTTTGACTCGCCTGAGAGTGACCTCATTGACACTGGTCGCTTTGAACAGCTACCTCCTCAAGATGTCGTTGAAGAGCTGTGAGTACTCATTTACACTTGCCAATTGATCAGTCTAACACTTAGCAGGACGAGTACCTTCTTTACAATTATCCAAAATGAGTCTCgattcatccatccatcaagatACCAGGCTTCTCTCTATCAGCCTCCTCACATGCAGCCACCCATGTGTCTCCAATACATGGTCTTGGCCCTTGCTGCATTCGTGTCACCCGCTCATAAACAACTAGCCCAGCCCTTTTACCGAAGAGCCAGGTATTACTATGAGGCTGATGAACTCAAGGTCAGTCATTAGATGCCACTTCCAGGCTGTTACTAATGTGGTCTCAGGGCGAAGGAGAATACTTTGTCACTCTGGCTCATGCACAAACTTGTCTTCTCATGGAGCACTTCGAAGTCCTAAACCTCTGGTTCTCCCGTTCCTCAATGAGTACCTCGAAAGGTGTCCGTTTAGCTCAAATCATGGGCTTGCATCAGCTCGACAGCGAGGGTGGGTTAAGCCAGACcctaccaccaccaaaaGACTGGTGCGAgcaagaagagagaagacgGACTTTGTGGGCTATCTTCTGCGGCGATAGGAACACGAGCAGCACCACGGGATGGCCCAGTTTAATGGATGTTCAGCGAGTAAGATGGCTCAACACTTGCCTTTTGGGTTTCCCTAACGTGTGGCagatcaacaccaagctTCCTGCATCAGAAGAGGCATTTCAGCTCGGCGTCGAGGAATCATCAACCACTCTCGCCGAAGCTATAAACGGAGACAAGTCTCAATGCTCATACTTTGCTTGTCGCATTCTCGCCACACACCTTTTTCATGAATGTCTCGACCACACCTACCAAGACCGCCCAGATGACTATCCAACAGACATTCAAAACAGCACATTCTGGAAACGACACGAGGACCTTAACAACGGCCTTGCAAcaacttttattactttaccCGACAGCCTCCGCACATCTACAGCCTATAACCGCAACTCTACAATGATAAACCTGCAACTTCACACAGCAACAATCTGCCTCCATCGCACTGGTGTAGCACGAGCAAAAAAGCACAACATCCCTCTCGAGGTACTCTTTGGAACACAAGTCCGACTACTTCCAGCCGCAGACGCAATCTTTGGCATTGTGGCTTCTCTCGCAGATGTTACTGGCACGTTTCGGAACCCCATGGTGGCATTCGCGGCATACATGGCAGCCTACGTGTTTTTGGAAGATTACACAAGCTTTCAGAACCATGACagcgagatgaagatgaatgCCTTGATGGATCTCATGATCACGATTGGACAAGAGAACCCCGTCACCGCTTCGGTCGCGATACAGATGGCGCACGAGCTGCAGAAAACCGGAATTGACCCTTCTGCAGTCAACAAGGTTCGTCTCATATCAAACATTTTGTACTGCAATCTCATTCTGACGCGTTGTTTTAGGTTGCGGGCCTCATGGCAAAGATGGACCTCAAGGGTCCGCTGATGGGCAAGCAGGACAAGGCTGCGGGGAGTGTGATATTCTGTCCCTTTGAAGCACCAAGTGGATCAGGGCCGCAGGGTGTTCCTAGCGAGTTTCCAAGAGGAAATATGGGTATCATGTGAAAAATAATCGTACATGATAGTTTTGGGTGGTAAAAACAACTTCTCAATTGAGACCAAGCACACTGCCGTAGTAGACCAACCATGACTTCTTGCGAGTAACTGATTGTGAACGGGTGGGTGATGCTGACTGCTAGAGGGAAGCCAATAACTCACAAAACAATGCACAACAGAGCTTTAAACAATCCGCTTTCCTTTTCATTAAACCCATCGGCTAATCCATTTATTCACTCTCTTTCGCACACGATAATTTCCCATCATAATAAGTTCAAAGGTGCATAAAGTTGAGGTGCGAGGTGCGCAGCTCCTACCCTACGCCCCCACCGGCAAAACCCCGGCACCCATATCCACCATAAAAATTCTCCAGCTTCACGCATCGCGAACcctcttctttccctctccaAGCCATCGCCCTCCCCAACGCTGCGTTTCCATGCTACAAACAGAGAGGCTTTTCACGAAGCCTCTCAGAACCTTTTCTTCGGAACTGGAACATCAACAAGCATGTGGGAAATTCGGAGTACTGCCTCAAACACCACCTCCGCCCCCTGCCTTTGGCCGGGGATGCGGACGGTCTGCCGGTAACGGCCTGGCGTCAATCGACGCTTGCAAACGACATCAGAAATCTCGGAGCCGTCTCTTTGAAGCGTGTCTCCATGGGAAGTCGTTGCGAGGCTTGTTTGGAGAAAACTGAAGTGCGATACGCAGCGTCCTCTTTTACGAGGATGACTCAATTCCGATCACTCTGGGgagggcgatggcttcacctTTTTCTTCTCAGGTCAGTACTGTTTTCTGTCGCGCGTGAGCAAGGATACTACTAACGAGGTGGAGGAAGGGAGGTAGATAcgagagaggaggagatggaggttgTTTCAAGGCGACAGTCGCCTTGGGAGGAATGGAGTTTTGTCATTTCAGTCATTAAATACAATCGTCTTTTTCGACGCGTCGCCAACTCGGTTCCTCTGTCCGTGTTCCATCCTTTTTCCAGTGCCAATCAAGCCCATCCCCGAGACGATATCCCTGGCACATTTTTTGTGTTACACCAAGAAAGAAAACATCACCCAACGCCCGACGCCATTCAACTTCGACCGCCTTAATCGCACCATCGCTGGCCTGATCTCGTCCACCTCTAGCGTGCTCCAACCTTACGCGTCCTTGCTGTCCAACCCCCTCACAATGGCATAACTCGTTCCAGCAGCCAGCATGCCAATCACCAATGTCTGCACAGCACCCCAGACGCCCGCGCGATGGTTCCGGATGGCAACATAGTTCTTGACGTAGCCAAACACCAGCAGAACAGCGACCGTGATTCCAATCGACACAAACAGCGCCTCGCGCACACGTTCCATGACAAAGTAGGGAATCATGGGGATCAGTCCGCCGATAAAGTAGCTCAGACCCATGGTCACGGCAGAGATCCACGCCCGGTGCACGTTGggcttctcgagcttgagctcAAAGTCCATCATGAAGCGCACCCACTCCTGCGGGTTCTTGCACAGCTCGTCGACGAGCGGTGCCGCTGCACCGCGAGACACGGAGTACTTTTCCAGCACGTCGTATACGCCTGTTCGCTCATCGGCGGGCATGTTTTGCACGGCAAATGTCTTCTTGCCTTCTTGCGAGTGGTACGCGTCCCGCTCCGTGACGGCGGCGAGGTACGCGCCGAGACCCATGCTTATCATTCCAGAGAAGAGCTCTGCCAGGCCGGCAATGATAACCACCTTGGCGCTTCCGAGACTAGATAGACCTGCGGTCAGGGCAAATGGTACAGTGAGGCCATCAGAGAAGCCAATGATGATGTCGCGGAGGATATCGCTGTAGTCGAGATGGCACTCTTCGTGCTTGCACTGCTGAGGATGTAGAGGTCGGACATCGTAGGGAGCATGGTTACTCTGATATGAGATGGAGCGCTCAATTGCAGGCTCTACCTGGAGAAGGGGAGATGTTTCGTTGGTGAGATGGGTCATGTTGGTGATCGAGTATATAGAGTATTGAATGAGTAGACAGGTGATTGTGAATTGATGAGATTTGTATTGTAGATGCGCTCACAGTCGTATATCAATTGAAAGACAGCAAAAGGTATAGTACAACAAGCTTCTCCATCATTACCCAAGACGGACCGCCATCTTATAGCCATCTCGGTCACCGTCTCTCCACCAACGAACGGCCACAGTCTACACCTCCTTTGTCTTTCCCCGAAAAGACCGAGTCCGAATTCCCCTTCTCCTCACTTCGGACCTGGACATTTCCCGTCCGTGCCACGAGATTTCGGCCTTGTAGCATCCCAGCTGGTTCGAGTGGCGAGCCAATCAGGGCCCTTGTTTTAGTCATCATGTGGTCAAGGGCCTTGATTTCCAATCGCCTCGAGTAGAAATCACGAGCTCCTGTTTGGAGCTTGGCAAAGCAAATGGAACTAAAGCAAGTTCTTTTCTCCTCTCACAGCTTGTGGTCCCTCTTCTTTCGTTGGTACAGCGCCACCTCGAGCCCTTGCACGCCACCGTCGCGAATCACCCTCCGGAGGATCTTTCCGCTGGGAGACTTGGGGATCTGCTTGACAAAGACGATGCCTCCCACGAGCCACTTGTACCTGGCGGCGTGGCTCTCCACTATGGACTTGAGTTCTTGGGCTAGGATTTTGAGGTCTGCCTCTGACTTTGTCTGGTCGGCTGCCACCACGTAGGCCCGGGGCCACTCGGTGGCTTCGTTCGCGTCGTGGACGCCCACCACGCCTGCGTC includes:
- a CDS encoding Plastocyanin-like domain-containing protein, whose protein sequence is MFSLKTFSTALLLAATVSAAPAPSKTTRDHPDKVVTLTGVTHSVNAGLGGLRFDPDNVVAEIGDIIEWHFLPKNHSVAQSSFGEPCQPLAEGDGFFAGFNFPTQEGQAPDVFQIVVEDKTPIWYYCPQQNGNHCQNGMVGVINQNFDNQDFSLRRHKELAAQTKISVIPPVQQGGAVIPNPNPNGGF
- a CDS encoding Zn(2)-C6 fungal-type domain-containing protein, with product MASSSSHNPEDDEGLMPFSCYECRNRKLKCDRLSPRCTRCSRSEVRCQYPATRKRPVITATRPRVKELESRLVELENRLKATQEEGYQSFRPFDSPESDLIDTGRFEQLPPQDVVEELTSTFFTIIQNESRFIHPSRYQASLYQPPHMQPPMCLQYMVLALAAFVSPAHKQLAQPFYRRARYYYEADELKGEGEYFVTLAHAQTCLLMEHFEVLNLWFSRSSMSTSKGVRLAQIMGLHQLDSEGGLSQTLPPPKDWCEQEERRRTLWAIFCGDRNTSSTTGWPSLMDVQRINTKLPASEEAFQLGVEESSTTLAEAINGDKSQCSYFACRILATHLFHECLDHTYQDRPDDYPTDIQNSTFWKRHEDLNNGLATTFITLPDSLRTSTAYNRNSTMINLQLHTATICLHRTGVARAKKHNIPLEVLFGTQVRLLPAADAIFGIVASLADVTGTFRNPMVAFAAYMAAYVFLEDYTSFQNHDSEMKMNALMDLMITIGQENPVTASVAIQMAHELQKTGIDPSAVNKVAGLMAKMDLKGPLMGKQDKAAGSVIFCPFEAPSGSGPQGVPSEFPRGNMGIM